A region of Scleropages formosus chromosome 2, fSclFor1.1, whole genome shotgun sequence DNA encodes the following proteins:
- the zmynd10 gene encoding zinc finger MYND domain-containing protein 10 isoform X1 produces METPVSVLFPAEAEGYIRDLEKFPLKEVGSPRWFRQHESVVKLNMQAILNATALQDDFVQEYLVSFGKIPTLICEMILVEIWKLKVFPIICQLQDFNPKSMFPLYMVIHHEATIINLLETILFHREACEAAEESILDLVDYCHRKLVVLAGRTTSAEETAPDRLIDPLNKDVATLQDLQKQSVATDFEISLKALSVVRYITDRTDSLSLSALNRLLCTHNMPCVLVQLIEHCPWSRISNGQQEKYIDGRWHQIPKEDQLKMTKLDGQVWIALHNLLLRPECQMKYDFNNFNKSQLLKIPEIWSNIMNENSGKWKAIAKHQVKQIFNPSENDLRLQAHRLAQIYNLDVMESLIPEKPKCGSCGSEAAKRCSRCRSEWYCRRECQVKHWPKHKNVCQMMMEAADKLQKELNEKI; encoded by the exons ATGGAGACTCCTGTGTCGGTGCTTTTTCCCGCCGAGGCCGAAGGTTACATTCGAGATTTGGAAAAGTTTCCCCTGAAGGAAGTCGGTTCTCCAAG GTGGTTCAGGCAGCATGAGTCTGTGGTGAAGCTGAACATGCAGGCCATCCTGAACGCCACAGCCTTGCAGGATGACTTTGTTCAGGAGTACCTTGTGTCCTTTGGGAAG ATTCCCACACTGATCTGTGAAATGATTCTGGTAGAAATCTGGAAGCTGAAGGTATTTCCTATCATCTGTCAGCTTCAGGACTTCAACCCCAAGAGCATGTTTCCTTTGTACATGGTG ATTCATCATGAAGCTACTATCATTAATCTACTGGAAACAATATTATTTCACAGG GAGGCCTGCGAGGCTGCGGAGGAATCGATCCTGGATCTGGTCGATTATTGCCACCGTAAGCTGGTTGTGCTGGCTGGGCGGACCACCAGCGCAGAAGAGACCGCTCCAGATAGGCTCATTGACCCACTGAACAAGGATGTCGCCACTCTGCAG GATCTGCAGAAGCAGAGTGTCGCAACCGACTTCGAGATTTCCCTAAAAGCATTGTCCGTTGTCCGCTACATTACTGATCGCACAGACAG CTTGAGTCTGAGCGCACTCAACAGGCTGCTGTGCACCCACAACATGCCTTGCGTCCTGGTACAGCTCATCGAGCACTGTCCCTGGAGCCGCATCAGCAACG GCCAGCAAGAGAAGTACATTGATGGGAGGTGGCACCAGATTCCCAAAGAGGACCAGCTGAAGATGACCAAGCTGGACGGCCAGGTGTGGATCGCTCTGCACAACCTACTGCTGAGGCCAGAATGCCAGATGAAGTATGACTTTAACAACTTCAACAAGAGCCAACTTCTAAAG ATTCCCGAGATTTGGAGCAACATCATGAATGAAAATTCAGGCAAATGGAAGGCAATTGCCAAGCATCAGGTGAAACAAATATTCAACCCCTCAGAGAATGACCTGAGGCTGCAGGCACACAG GCTTGCCCAGATTTACAACCTTGACGTGATGGAGAGCCTCATCCCAGAAAAGCCCAAATGCGGATCCTGTGGCTCAGAAGCCGCCAAGCGATGCTCACGATGCCGGAGCGAGTGGTATTGCCGCAG GGAATGCCAGGTTAAACACTGGCCAAAGCATAAGAACGTCTGCCAGATGATGATGGAGGCTGCAGATAAGCTTCAGAAGGAGCTTAATGAGAAAATCTGA
- the cyb561d2 gene encoding transmembrane reductase CYB561D2, which produces MVHVKEWEASLYVYLRLACGALVHLLSVGLTLFVTFLARPGSSLFSWHPFLMTLAFSFLMTEAILVFSPDCSPIWKLSHKTKGRCHWVLQALAVACATLGSMAVFYNKRLNVKPHFSTWHGVLGLVTVCCAALQLAGGLPLMYHKLAKGWSLAKLKRYHAASGMVVYLLGCGSILLGTCSLWFTTSVQSLSWYVVALCPAASALVVMSQVTNSYVAKKRFRP; this is translated from the exons ATGGTGCACGTGAAGGAGTGGGAGGCCTCCCTCTATGTGTACCTCAGACTGGCCTGTGGAGCCCTGGTCCACCTGCTCTCTGTGGGTTTAACGCTTTTCGTCACATTCCTGGCCAGACCTGGGTCCA GTTTGTTTTCTTGGCATCCGTTCCTGATGACTCTGGCT ttCTCCTTTCTCATGACCGAAGCGATCCTCGTCTTCTCGCCCGACTGCTCGCCCATCTGGAAGCTCTCCCACAAGACCAAGGGACGCTGCCACTGGGTCCTGCAGGCGCTGGCCGTGGCCTGCGCCACCCTGGGCTCGATGGCCGTCTTTTACAACAAGCGGCTCAACGTGAAGCCGCATTTCTCCACGTGGCACGGCGTCCTCGGTCTGGTCACGGTGTGCTGTGCGGCGCTTCAGTTAGCGGGGGGTCTTCCTTTGATGTACCACAAGCTGGCAAAGGGATGGTCGTTGGCAAAGCTGAAGCGCTACCATGCAGCATCCGGAATGGTGGTGTACCTGCTGGGCTGCGGAAGCATCCTCCTGGGAACGTGCTCCCTGTGGTTCACTACGTCCgtgcagagcctgtcctggTACGTCGTGGCTCTGTGCCCTGCCGCGAGTGCCCTGGTCGTCATGAGCCAGGTCACGAACTCTTACGTGGCTAAAAAACGATTTCGGCCGTGA
- the nprl2 gene encoding GATOR1 complex protein NPRL2 isoform X1, which yields MGSNCRIECIFFSEFHPTLGPKITFQVPEEYISRELFDTVQVYIITKPELQNKLITVTTMDKKLIGCPVCIEHKKYSRNALLFNLGFVCDAQAKTCALEPIVKKLSGYLTTLELETGFISNEESKQKLVPIMSTLLEDLNAKGACTLPIDESNTIHLKLIEQRKDPQIVQEYDVPVFTESKDHFIKSQWDLTTQQIFPYIDGFRHIQKISAEADVELNLVRIAVQNLLYYGVVTLVSIFQYSNVYCTTPKIQNLIDDKPIQEQCLAYVTKPGQKRASLRDVFQLYCGLSPGTTVRDLCSRYAQQLQRVDERKLVQFGLMKGLIRRLQKYPVKVVRDERSRPPRLYTGCHSYDEICCKTGMSYKELDERLENDPNIIVCWK from the exons ATGGGGAGTAACTGTAGAATAGAATGCATCTTTTTCAGCGAGTTTCACCCAACGCTGGGTCCAAAGATTACATTCCAG GTTCCCGAAGAATATATTTCCAGAGAATTGTTTGACACAGTACAGGTTTACATTATTACAAAGCCTGAACTGCAAAACAAGCTCATTACAGt CACGACGATGGACAAGAAGCTCATCGGCTGCCCCGTGTGCATCGAGCACAAGAAATACAGCCGCAACGCCCTGCTCTTCAACCTGGGCTTTGTGTGTGACGCCCAGGCGAAAACCTGTGCCTTGGAGCCCATCGTGAAGAAGCTGTCGGGGTACCTCACTACGCTGGAG CTCGAGACCGGTTTCATCTCAAATGAGGAGAGCAAGCAGAAGTTGGTTCCAATCATGTCCACGCTGTTGGAGGACCTCAATGCCAAAGGCGCTTGTACCTTGCCAATTG ACGAGTCCAACACCATTCACTTGAAGCTAATAGAGCAGCGAAAGGATCCTCAGATAGTGCAAGAATATGATGTGCCGGTGTTTACTGAGAGCAAGGACCATTTCATTAAGTCCCAGTGGGATCTGACCACACAGCAG ATCTTTCCCTACATCGATGGTTTCAGACATATACAGAAGATTTCTGCTGAAGCAGATGTGGAGCTGAACCTTGTTCGCATCGCTGTGCAGAATTTGCT gtATTATGGAGTAGTGACTTTGGTCTCAATTTTTCAg tATTCGAATGTGTACTGCACAACCCCCAAAATCCAGAATCTTATCGATGACAAGCCCATTCAGGAACAGTGTCTTGCCTACGTCACAAAGCCTG gACAGAAGCGAGCCAGTCTGCgggatgtgtttcagctgtaCTGCGGTTTGAGTCCAGGCACCACAGTGCGCGACCTTTGCTCCCGCTATGCACAGCAACTCCAGAGAGTTGATGAGAG GAAACTGGTGCAGTTTGGACTGATGAAGGGCCTCATTCGAAGACTACAGAAGTACCCAGTGAAGGTTGTTCGAGACGAGAGGAGCCGCCCTCCACGTCTCTACACTGGCTGCCACAGCTATGATGAGATCTGCTGTAAAACAG GCATGAGCTACAAAGAACTTGACGAGCGCCTGGAGAATGATCCTAACATCATCGTTTGTTGGAAATGA
- the zmynd10 gene encoding zinc finger MYND domain-containing protein 10 isoform X2: METPVSVLFPAEAEGYIRDLEKFPLKEVGSPRWFRQHESVVKLNMQAILNATALQDDFVQEYLVSFGKIPTLICEMILVEIWKLKVFPIICQLQDFNPKSMFPLYMVIHHEATIINLLETILFHREACEAAEESILDLVDYCHRKLVVLAGRTTSAEETAPDRLIDPLNKDVATLQDLQKQSVATDFEISLKALSVVRYITDRTDSLSLSALNRLLCTHNMPCVLVQLIEHCPWSRISNGQQEKYIDGRWHQIPKEDQLKMTKLDGQVWIALHNLLLRPECQMKYDFNNFNKSQLLKLRGFLTEVLIDQLPNLGELQRFLSHLAMMDPPPPKKGLILEQIPEIWSNIMNENSGKWKAIAKHQVKQIFNPSENDLRLQAHRLAQIYNLDVMESLIPEKPKCGSCGSEAAKRCSRCRSEWYCRRECQVKHWPKHKNVCQMMMEAADKLQKELNEKI; encoded by the exons ATGGAGACTCCTGTGTCGGTGCTTTTTCCCGCCGAGGCCGAAGGTTACATTCGAGATTTGGAAAAGTTTCCCCTGAAGGAAGTCGGTTCTCCAAG GTGGTTCAGGCAGCATGAGTCTGTGGTGAAGCTGAACATGCAGGCCATCCTGAACGCCACAGCCTTGCAGGATGACTTTGTTCAGGAGTACCTTGTGTCCTTTGGGAAG ATTCCCACACTGATCTGTGAAATGATTCTGGTAGAAATCTGGAAGCTGAAGGTATTTCCTATCATCTGTCAGCTTCAGGACTTCAACCCCAAGAGCATGTTTCCTTTGTACATGGTG ATTCATCATGAAGCTACTATCATTAATCTACTGGAAACAATATTATTTCACAGG GAGGCCTGCGAGGCTGCGGAGGAATCGATCCTGGATCTGGTCGATTATTGCCACCGTAAGCTGGTTGTGCTGGCTGGGCGGACCACCAGCGCAGAAGAGACCGCTCCAGATAGGCTCATTGACCCACTGAACAAGGATGTCGCCACTCTGCAG GATCTGCAGAAGCAGAGTGTCGCAACCGACTTCGAGATTTCCCTAAAAGCATTGTCCGTTGTCCGCTACATTACTGATCGCACAGACAG CTTGAGTCTGAGCGCACTCAACAGGCTGCTGTGCACCCACAACATGCCTTGCGTCCTGGTACAGCTCATCGAGCACTGTCCCTGGAGCCGCATCAGCAACG GCCAGCAAGAGAAGTACATTGATGGGAGGTGGCACCAGATTCCCAAAGAGGACCAGCTGAAGATGACCAAGCTGGACGGCCAGGTGTGGATCGCTCTGCACAACCTACTGCTGAGGCCAGAATGCCAGATGAAGTATGACTTTAACAACTTCAACAAGAGCCAACTTCTAAAG CTAAGAGGATTCCTGACCGAGGTCTTGATTGACCAGCTTCCCAACCTGGGTGAACTCCAGCGATTTCTCAGTCACCTTGCCATGATGGACCCTCCACCTCCTAAGAAGGGCCTTATTCTCGAACAA ATTCCCGAGATTTGGAGCAACATCATGAATGAAAATTCAGGCAAATGGAAGGCAATTGCCAAGCATCAGGTGAAACAAATATTCAACCCCTCAGAGAATGACCTGAGGCTGCAGGCACACAG GCTTGCCCAGATTTACAACCTTGACGTGATGGAGAGCCTCATCCCAGAAAAGCCCAAATGCGGATCCTGTGGCTCAGAAGCCGCCAAGCGATGCTCACGATGCCGGAGCGAGTGGTATTGCCGCAG GGAATGCCAGGTTAAACACTGGCCAAAGCATAAGAACGTCTGCCAGATGATGATGGAGGCTGCAGATAAGCTTCAGAAGGAGCTTAATGAGAAAATCTGA
- the nprl2 gene encoding GATOR1 complex protein NPRL2 isoform X2 has translation MDKKLIGCPVCIEHKKYSRNALLFNLGFVCDAQAKTCALEPIVKKLSGYLTTLELETGFISNEESKQKLVPIMSTLLEDLNAKGACTLPIDESNTIHLKLIEQRKDPQIVQEYDVPVFTESKDHFIKSQWDLTTQQIFPYIDGFRHIQKISAEADVELNLVRIAVQNLLYYGVVTLVSIFQYSNVYCTTPKIQNLIDDKPIQEQCLAYVTKPGQKRASLRDVFQLYCGLSPGTTVRDLCSRYAQQLQRVDERKLVQFGLMKGLIRRLQKYPVKVVRDERSRPPRLYTGCHSYDEICCKTGMSYKELDERLENDPNIIVCWK, from the exons ATGGACAAGAAGCTCATCGGCTGCCCCGTGTGCATCGAGCACAAGAAATACAGCCGCAACGCCCTGCTCTTCAACCTGGGCTTTGTGTGTGACGCCCAGGCGAAAACCTGTGCCTTGGAGCCCATCGTGAAGAAGCTGTCGGGGTACCTCACTACGCTGGAG CTCGAGACCGGTTTCATCTCAAATGAGGAGAGCAAGCAGAAGTTGGTTCCAATCATGTCCACGCTGTTGGAGGACCTCAATGCCAAAGGCGCTTGTACCTTGCCAATTG ACGAGTCCAACACCATTCACTTGAAGCTAATAGAGCAGCGAAAGGATCCTCAGATAGTGCAAGAATATGATGTGCCGGTGTTTACTGAGAGCAAGGACCATTTCATTAAGTCCCAGTGGGATCTGACCACACAGCAG ATCTTTCCCTACATCGATGGTTTCAGACATATACAGAAGATTTCTGCTGAAGCAGATGTGGAGCTGAACCTTGTTCGCATCGCTGTGCAGAATTTGCT gtATTATGGAGTAGTGACTTTGGTCTCAATTTTTCAg tATTCGAATGTGTACTGCACAACCCCCAAAATCCAGAATCTTATCGATGACAAGCCCATTCAGGAACAGTGTCTTGCCTACGTCACAAAGCCTG gACAGAAGCGAGCCAGTCTGCgggatgtgtttcagctgtaCTGCGGTTTGAGTCCAGGCACCACAGTGCGCGACCTTTGCTCCCGCTATGCACAGCAACTCCAGAGAGTTGATGAGAG GAAACTGGTGCAGTTTGGACTGATGAAGGGCCTCATTCGAAGACTACAGAAGTACCCAGTGAAGGTTGTTCGAGACGAGAGGAGCCGCCCTCCACGTCTCTACACTGGCTGCCACAGCTATGATGAGATCTGCTGTAAAACAG GCATGAGCTACAAAGAACTTGACGAGCGCCTGGAGAATGATCCTAACATCATCGTTTGTTGGAAATGA